One Clupea harengus chromosome 3, Ch_v2.0.2, whole genome shotgun sequence DNA window includes the following coding sequences:
- the znf319b gene encoding zinc finger protein 319 — MTEAWQQHAVAPPPPVVHTIPPGAESSLGCAVYGIVLQPDPALQQQQPQQPQTQPQTQPPQPHHGQQHGQQQHPAQAQQPSLQVGGEGGHKCGACGHDISHLANPHEHQCMVSQDRSFQCTQCLKIFHQATDLLEHQCVQVEQKPFVCGVCKMGFSLLTSLAQHHNAHNSTNPMKCSICEKTYRPGSSGNTTPNSSANPQQPSSDAATASGSAAVGTSSQPTFEPSVPDRPYKCSVCSKGFRHLSELTRHERVHTGEKPYKCETCDKSFSQMSHLQHHHRTHSSERPYKCAVCEKTFKHRSHLVRHMYAHSGEHLFKCNLCELHFKESSELLHHTCQPQGARPFRCATCGKGFKRPSDLRQHERTHSEERPYHCEDCQMSFKQQYALVRHRRTHKASADRPFKCNLCDKGFLQPSHLLYHQHVHGMDNLFKCASCGKGFSQSGELLRHKCGEASSSSNSDKPYKCDVCGKGYKKAATLQRHQNAHCAEKPLKCSLCDRRFLSSSEFVQHRCDPSREKPLKCPDCEKRFKYTSELARHRRVHTGEKPYKCSSCDKHFKQREHLAKHQSVHARDAQFKCVWCGERFGDLGALQEHTVQHTAEGGGYPVPSLIQ, encoded by the coding sequence ATGACGGAGGCGTGGCAGCAGCATGCCGTGGCCCCGCCCCCCCCGGTGGTTCACACCATCCCGCCGGGGGCCGAGAGCTCCCTGGGCTGCGCCGTGTACGGCATAGTGCTGCAGCCGGACCCtgccctgcagcagcagcagccacagcagccACAGACGCAGCCCCAAACACAGCCGCCGCAGCCGCACCACGGGCAGCAGCAcggccagcagcagcatccgGCTCAGGCGCAGCAGCCCTCCTTACAGGTAGGGGGCGAGGGCGGGCACAAGTGCGGCGCTTGCGGCCACGACATCTCCCACCTGGCTAACCCTCACGAGCACCAGTGCATGGTGAGTCAAGACCGCTCTTTCCAGTGCACCCAGTGCCTGAAGATCTTCCACCAGGCCACGGATCTGCTGGAGCACCAGTGCGTGCAGGTAGAGCAGAAGCCGTTCGTGTGCGGAGTGTGTAAGATGGGATTCTCCCTGCTGACGTCCCTGGCGCAGCACCACAACGCCCACAATAGCACCAACCCCATGAAGTGCTCCATCTGCGAGAAGACCTACCGGCCAGGCTCCTCAGGCAACACCACCCCAAACTCTAGTGCCAACCCCCAACAGCCCTCTTCCGATGCAGCCACAGCCAGTGGCAGCGCTGCGGTAGGCACCTCCTCTCAGCCGACCTTCGAGCCGTCAGTACCCGACAGGCCCTACAAATGCTCAGTGTGTTCTAAGGGCTTCCGTCATCTGTCCGAGCTGACGCGCCACGAGCGAGTCCACACCGGGGAGAAGCCGTACAAATGTGAGACGTGCGATAAGAGCTTCAGCCAGATGTCTCACCTCCAGCATCACCACCGCACGCACAGTTCTGAGCGGCCATACAAGTGTGCTGTGTGCGAGAAAACCTTCAAGCACCGCTCCCACCTGGTTCGGCACATGTACGCCCATTCTGGTGAGCACCTTTTCAAGTGCAACCTGTGTGAGCTGCACTTCAAAGAATCTTCTGAATTGCTGCACCACACATGCCAGCCTCAAGGTGCACGACCATTCCGCTGCGCAACGTGCGGGAAGGGCTTCAAGCGGCCGTCGGACCTTCGCCAGCACGAGCGCACGCACTCGGAGGAGCGACCCTATCACTGCGAGGACTGTCAGATGAGCTTTAAGCAGCAGTACGCGTTGGTGCGCCACCGTCGCACGCATAAGGCCTCTGCCGACCGCCCCTTCAAGTGCAACCTGTGTGACAAGGGCTTTCTTCAGCCCTCGCACCTGCTCTACCACCAGCACGTCCACGGCATGGACAACCTTTTTAAGTGTGCTTCCTGCGGGAAAGgcttcagccaatcaggagaGCTTTTACGCCACAAATGTGGCGAGGCCTCATCGAGCAGTAACTCAGATAAGCCCTACAAGTGTGACGTGTGCGGCAAGGGCTACAAAAAAGCGGCGACGCTGCAGCGCCACCAAAACGCGCACTGTGCTGAGAAGCCTCTGAAGTGTTCGCTGTGTGACCGCagattcctctcctcctccgagTTCGTGCAGCACCGCTGCGATCCGTCCCGCGAGAAGCCGCTGAAGTGTCCTGACTGCGAAAAGCGCTTCAAGTACACCTCGGAGCTGGCAAGACACAGGCGTGTGCACACAGGCGAGAAACCCTATAAGTGCTCCAGCTGCGACAAGCACTTCAAACAGAGAGAGCACCTGGCCAAACACCAGAGCGTCCACGCTCGCGATGCTCAGTTCAAGTGCGTGTGGTGCGGAGAACGCTTCGGAGACCTGGGGGCCCTGCAGGAGCACACAGTGCAGCACACCGCTGAGGGAGGGGGCTACCCTGTGCCCTCCCTAATCCAGTGA